One genomic segment of Mastomys coucha isolate ucsf_1 unplaced genomic scaffold, UCSF_Mcou_1 pScaffold22, whole genome shotgun sequence includes these proteins:
- the Dusp18 gene encoding dual specificity protein phosphatase 18 isoform X1, translating into MTSPWSAFPVQFPQPSISGLSQITKSLFISNGVAANNKLLLSSNQITTVINVSVEVANTFYEDIQYVQVPVVDAPIARLCDFFDPIADHIHSVEMKQGRTLLHCAAGVSRSAALCLAYLMKYHAMSLLDAHTWTKSRRPIIRPNSGFWEQLIHYEFQLFGKNTMQMVNSPMGLIPDIYEKETHLMIPLSTPDGALPKGKKKVLL; encoded by the exons ATGACTTCACCTTGGAGTGCCTTCCCAGTTCAGTTCCCCCAGCCTTCAATCAGTGGCCTCTCACAGATCACCAAGAGCCTGTTTATCAGCAATGGTGTGGCTGCCAACAACAAGCTCCTATTGTCCAGCAATCAGATCACCACAGTCATCAATGTCTCAGTAGAGGTAGCAAACACCTTCTACGAGGATATCCAgtatgtgcaggtgcctgtggtcGATGCACCCATTGCACGCCTCTGTGATTTCTTCGACCCCATTGCTGACCATATCCATTCGGTGGAGATGAAGCAAGGCCGCACACTGCTGCATTGTGCTGCTGGCGTGAGCCGCTCAGCTGCCCTGTGCCTCGCCTACCTCATGAAGTACCATGCCATGTCCCTTCTCGATGCCCACACTTGGACCAAATCACGCAGGCCCATCATCCGGCCCAACAGTGGCTTTTGGGAGCAGCTCATCCATTATGAGTTCCAGTTGTTTGGCAAGAATACAATGCAAATGGTTAACTCTCCAATGGGACTGATCCCAGACATCTACGAGAAGGAGACCCATTTGATGATCCCACT GAGCACACCAGACGGTGCTTTACCTAAGGGCAAGAAAAAAGTGTTGCTCTAA
- the Dusp18 gene encoding dual specificity protein phosphatase 18 isoform X2, with product MTSPWSAFPVQFPQPSISGLSQITKSLFISNGVAANNKLLLSSNQITTVINVSVEVANTFYEDIQYVQVPVVDAPIARLCDFFDPIADHIHSVEMKQGRTLLHCAAGVSRSAALCLAYLMKYHAMSLLDAHTWTKSRRPIIRPNSGFWEQLIHYEFQLFGKNTMQMVNSPMGLIPDIYEKETHLMIPL from the coding sequence ATGACTTCACCTTGGAGTGCCTTCCCAGTTCAGTTCCCCCAGCCTTCAATCAGTGGCCTCTCACAGATCACCAAGAGCCTGTTTATCAGCAATGGTGTGGCTGCCAACAACAAGCTCCTATTGTCCAGCAATCAGATCACCACAGTCATCAATGTCTCAGTAGAGGTAGCAAACACCTTCTACGAGGATATCCAgtatgtgcaggtgcctgtggtcGATGCACCCATTGCACGCCTCTGTGATTTCTTCGACCCCATTGCTGACCATATCCATTCGGTGGAGATGAAGCAAGGCCGCACACTGCTGCATTGTGCTGCTGGCGTGAGCCGCTCAGCTGCCCTGTGCCTCGCCTACCTCATGAAGTACCATGCCATGTCCCTTCTCGATGCCCACACTTGGACCAAATCACGCAGGCCCATCATCCGGCCCAACAGTGGCTTTTGGGAGCAGCTCATCCATTATGAGTTCCAGTTGTTTGGCAAGAATACAATGCAAATGGTTAACTCTCCAATGGGACTGATCCCAGACATCTACGAGAAGGAGACCCATTTGATGATCCCACTGTAA
- the CUNH5orf52 gene encoding uncharacterized protein C5orf52 homolog → MVFRLASSSESLSSPSDTSTQPRRPSVKWDLGSDYEAVTKETTASSSDFRRERLDSQPDFGLYSQPQINFLRPRSPIPKLLFSLMNTSDANVQKMLPKSHLSRVIIRDNLNAQRIYEMEMKASDKTKRKMSFLYDHLKKKFMTDQLRKMLRWRRESHNTQQYLNRERA, encoded by the exons ATGGTTTTCCGCTTAGCTAGCTCGTCTGAGTCTCTCTCTAGCCCGTCAGATACCTCTACACAACCCAGAAGGCCTTCCGTCAAATGGGACTTGGGATCGGATTACGAGGCCGTTACCAAGGAGACTACCGCTTCGAGCTCGGACTTCCGGCGCGAGAGACTAGACAGCCAGCCGGATTTTGGCCTCTACAGCCAACCGCAGATCAACTTCCTGCGGCCGCGGTCCCCAATCCCCAAGTTGTTATTCAG tTTAATGAATACCAGTGATGCAAATGTGCAGAAGATGTTACCCAAGAGCCACTTATCTCGGGTGATCATTCGTGACAACCTCAATGCACAGCGCATCTATGAGATGGAG ATGAAAGCCTCTGACAAGACCAAGAGGAAGATGAGCTTCTTGTATGACCACCTGAAAAAGAAGTTCATGACGGACCAGCTGAGAAAGATGTTGCGCTGGAGGCGggagtcccataacacccagcaGTACTTGAATAGAGAAAGGGCCTGA